From a region of the Mytilus galloprovincialis chromosome 3, xbMytGall1.hap1.1, whole genome shotgun sequence genome:
- the LOC143069224 gene encoding uncharacterized protein LOC143069224 → MNTSSKTTTYENIIQIKDGYDLPVYGIAEGTFYTLHVPAMACICISFICAISVILYSFYRQNYSKFFDWSKSERFVVYMALCDALFNVSHFSDHLHIVVTKSFPTPKGLCAFYGFMLAEFISAQNLMVNIVAINVFVLIYFRKQMFFGRWDYRLLVYIFGVPAIGCIIAGALDQFGPNGAFCTFDALKGKTTYIFFTTVPLLLVLVLNIGLYTLSWGRIYRETREIKDSLGKSSRALQASHKAAKTMSLFVTAFFIQWWALAVFGVCQLSGNVPPLLLNLVTTFSNIGGLLNGIVFIFIVQRKSEKASDNGSHKSGSGGTGSTPIQSISHLTRASHAIRNSEV, encoded by the exons ATGAATACAAGTAGTAAAACAACTACTTATGAAAACATAATACAGATAAAGGATGGTTATGATTTACCTGTATATGGAATCGCCGAAGGTACCTTCTATACACTTCATGTGCCAGCAATGGCATGTATTTGTATAAGCTTTATATGCGCAATATCAGTTATTTTATATTCATTCTATCGGCAAAATTACTCTAAATTTTTCGATTGGTCGAAAAGTGAAAGATTTGTAGTGTATATGGCTCTTTGTGACGCTCTTTTTAATGTGTCGCATTTTAGTGACCATCTTCATATTGTTGTAACAAAGTCGTTTCCAACACCAAAAGGACTATGTGCTTTTTATGGATTTATGCTTGCTGAATTCATATCAGCTCAAAATTTGATGGTGAATATCGTTGCTATCAATGTGTTTGTCTTAATCTATTTCCGAAAACAGATGTTTTTTGGCAGATGGGATTATCGGCTGTTGGTTTATATTTTTGGTGTTCCTGCAATAGGTTGCATCATTGCTGGAGCTTTGGATCAGTTTGGTCCAAATGGAGCATT CTGCACTTTTGATGCTTTAAAAGGGAAAACAACATACATATTCTTCACAACGGTACCGCTTCTATTAGTCTTAGTTCTAAATATCGGTTTGTACACTTTAAGCTGGGGACGAATTTATCGAGAGACGCGGGAAATTAAGGACTCACTCGGGAAATCATCGCGAGCATTACAAGCATCGCACAAGGCTGCAAAGACTATGTCTCTTTTTGTAACAGCTTTCTTTATACAATGGTGGGCTTTGGCTGTATTTGGGGTATGCCAGTTGAGCGGAAATGTTCCGCCACTGTTACTCAATTTGGTGACAACTTTCTCAAATATTGGAGGTCTGCTGAATGgaattgttttcatatttattgtACAAAGAAAAAGCGAGAAAGCCAGTGATAATGGTTCGCACAAATCAGGATCTGGAGGAACTGGTAGTACCCCGATCCAATCAATAAGTCATCTAACACGTGCATCACATGCGATACGAAATAGTGAAGTCTGA